A part of Setaria viridis chromosome 8, Setaria_viridis_v4.0, whole genome shotgun sequence genomic DNA contains:
- the LOC117866501 gene encoding sialyltransferase-like protein 2 encodes MKLRHLPPVLFLLVTALSLPSFSFRRNLFLPRDPSPSQQHHAGDDALLRRLAAVDAGADQVLAEAAAMLANASITSSTHHHSSSLGNGHHRLLTLRLPCCSSNATVSRLRVPYDTLPEDGALLAAFRASLRSFLLAHHHIRRRRGGANNAAIASVMRDLPGLLGRRRRFPTCAVVGNSGILLGSGRGPQIDAHDFVVRLNNAPAGAAAAFAPDVGSKTSLAFAHSFVLRRCAGPSAATVPGCACHPYGRSVPLAMYVSHPAHLLDALACGATATPASPFRLRLTDARLDALCACIAKYYSMRRFVAATGEPESNWRGGDERTPHFHYSSGLQAVVMALGACEEVSMFGFGKAAGAKHHYHTDRKKETEVHDYEAEYQFYRDLQWRPEAVPFLDEAPAGFKLPPVKQYW; translated from the coding sequence ATGAAGCTCCGCCACCTCCCACCCGTCCTCTTCCTCTTAGTGACAGCCCTCTCGCtcccctccttctccttccGCCGCAACCTGTTCCTCCCTCGAGACCCGTCGCCGTCCCAGCAGCAtcacgccggcgacgacgcgctcctccgccggctcgcggccgtcgacgccggcgcggaCCAGGTCCTGGCCGAGGCGGCCGCGATGCTGGCTAACGCCTCGATAACCTCCTCCACGCATCATCACAGCAGCAGCCTCGGCaacggccaccaccgcctcctcacCCTCCGCCTCCCTTGCTGTTCCAGCAACGCCACCGTGTCCCGCCTCCGCGTCCCCTACGACACGCTCCCCGAAGAcggcgccctcctcgccgccttccGTGCCTCCCTCCgctccttcctcctcgcgcaccaccacatccgccgccgccgaggcggcgccAACAACGCCGCCATCGCCAGCGTCATGCGCGACCTCCCGGGCCTcctcggccggcgccggcgcttccCGACCTGCGCCGTCGTGGGCAACAGCGGCATCCTCCTCGGCTCCGGTCGTGGCCCCCAGATCGACGCGCACGACTTCGTCGTCCGCCTCAACaacgcccccgccggcgccgcggccgccttcgCGCCCGACGTCGGCAGCAAGACCTCGCTCGCCTTCGCCCACTCCTTCGTCCTCCGCCGctgcgccggcccctccgccgccaccgtccccgGCTGCGCCTGCCACCCCTACGGCCGCAGTGTCCCGCTGGCCATGTACGTGAGCCACCCCGCGCACCTCCTCGACGCGCTCGCctgcggcgccaccgccacgccgGCGTCCCCGTTCCGGCTCCGCCTCACCGACGCGCGCCTCGACGCGCTGTGTGCGTGCATTGCCAAGTACTACTCGATGCGGCGGTTCGTGGCCGCCACCGGGGAGCCGGAGAGCAactggcgcggcggcgacgagaggACGCCGCACTTCCACTACTCGTCGGGGCTGCAGGCGGTGGTGATGGCGCTGGGGGCGTGCGAGGAGGTGTCCATGTTCGGGTTCGggaaggcggcgggggcgaaGCACCATTACCACACCGACAGGAAGAAGGAGACGGAGGTGCATGACTACGAGGCCGAGTACCAGTTCTACCGCGACCTGCAGTGGCGGCCGGAGGCGGTGCCGTTCCTCGACGAGGCGCCGGCGGGCTTCAAGCTGCCGCCGGTGAAACAGTATTGGTGA